The following coding sequences lie in one Aythya fuligula isolate bAytFul2 chromosome 17, bAytFul2.pri, whole genome shotgun sequence genomic window:
- the CMKLR1 gene encoding chemokine-like receptor 1, translating into MALSNLSDYSDDLDNYNDYLDYTYEETSSAWSSPSHDPKDIARILSVVIYSVSCVLGILGNGLVIAIITLKMKRSVNAIWFLNLAVADFLFNIFLPINIAYTAMRYNWIFGTVMCKLNSFLLILNMYTSVLLLTTISFDRYVSVVFPVWSQNHRSTNLAYLVCLIIWTVGIIMSCPSLVFRDTAQARNSVICFSNFSLSRNKSYQALALMRHRTVNITRFLAGYILPITIITFCYVAIVFNLRRNRLAKSKKPFKIIVTIIVTFFLCWSPYHLLNLLETEPDMVSRSVFEIGIPITTALAASNSCMNPVLYVFMGQDFKKFKVTILSRLVNALSEETGHSSIVHRSFSKMSSMTEKETTVL; encoded by the coding sequence ATGGCGCTCTCCAACCTGTCCGATTACTCCGACGACCTTGATAACTACAACGACTACCTGGATTACACCTACGAGGAGACGAGCAGCGCGTGGAGCAGCCCGTCCCACGACCCCAAGGACATCGCCAGGATCCTCTCCGTTGTCATCTACAGCGTGTCCTGCGTGCTGGGCATCCTAGGGAATGGCCTGGTCATCGCCATCATAACCCTGAAGATGAAGAGGTCGGTCAACGCCATCTGGTTCCTCAACCTGGCCGTCGCCGACTTCCTCTTCAACATCTTCCTGCCCATAAACATCGCCTACACGGCCATGCGGTACAACTGGATCTTTGGGACAGTCATGTGCAAGCTGAactccttcctcctcatcctcaacATGTACACCAGCGTCCTCCTGCTCACCACCATCAGCTTCGACCGCTACGTGTCGGTGGTTTTTCCCGTCTGGTCCCAAAACCATCGATCCACCAACCTGGCCTATTTGGTCTGCCTCATCATCTGGACCGTCGGCATCATTATGAGCTGCCCGTCTCTGGTTTTCCGAGACACGGCGCAGGCCCGCAACTCCGTGATTTGTTTCAGCAACTTTTCCCTGTCCAGGAACAAGTCTTACCAAGCCCTGGCCCTGATGAGGCACCGGACGGTGAACATCACCAGGTTCCTGGCGGGGTACATCCTCCCCATCACCATCATCACCTTCTGCTACGTCGCCATCGTCTTCAACCTGCGGCGAAACCGCCTTGCCAAGTCCAAAAAGCCCTTCAAGATCATTGTCACCATCATCGTcaccttcttcctctgctggagCCCCTACCACCTGCTGAACCTCCTGGAGACAGAGCCCGACATGGTCTCGCGCTCCGTGTTCGAGATCGGCATCCCCATCACCACGGCGCTGGCGGCCTCCAACAGCTGCATGAACCCCGTCCTCTACGTCTTCATGGGCCAGGACTTCAAGAAGTTTAAGGTGACCATCCTTTCCAGACTGGTGAACGCCCTCAGCGAGGAGACGGGCCACTCCAGCATCGTCCACAGGAGCTTCTCCAAGATGTCTTCGATGACCGAGAAGGAGACGACGGTCCTCTAG